In Nocardioides palaemonis, a single genomic region encodes these proteins:
- a CDS encoding ABC transporter ATP-binding protein, which produces MGVEIEVKDLTKSFGKQLIWGDVSLTIPAGEICVMLGPSGTGKSVFLKTLIGLIKPDKGSIVIEGTDIASCSERDLYEIRKLFGVLFQDGAMFGSMNLYDNVAFPLREHTRKSESEVREVVMEKMDLVGLLGSEDKLPGEISGGMRKRAGLARALVLDPEIVLFDEPDSGLDPVRTAFLNQLIVDLNAQIDATFLIVTHDINTARTVPDNIGLLYHRHLAMFGPREELLSSEEPVVRQFLNAQRVGPIGMSEEKDADELAAEAGQELPPLPPIPLQLDPSNGIPRRSQRPAGEWCREHGVTPPPGSFESSNAGLAPGA; this is translated from the coding sequence GTGGGTGTCGAGATCGAGGTCAAGGACCTCACCAAGTCGTTCGGCAAGCAGCTCATCTGGGGCGACGTGTCGCTCACGATCCCGGCGGGCGAGATCTGCGTGATGCTCGGCCCGTCCGGCACCGGCAAGTCGGTCTTCCTCAAGACCCTCATCGGGCTCATCAAGCCCGACAAGGGCTCGATCGTCATCGAGGGCACCGACATCGCGAGCTGCTCCGAGCGCGACCTCTACGAGATCCGCAAGCTCTTCGGGGTGCTGTTCCAGGACGGCGCGATGTTCGGCTCGATGAACCTCTACGACAACGTCGCCTTCCCGCTGCGCGAGCACACGCGCAAGTCGGAGTCGGAGGTCCGCGAGGTCGTCATGGAGAAGATGGACCTCGTGGGCCTGCTCGGCTCGGAGGACAAGCTGCCCGGCGAGATCTCCGGCGGCATGCGCAAGCGCGCCGGCCTCGCCCGCGCGCTCGTGCTCGACCCCGAGATCGTGCTCTTCGACGAGCCCGACTCCGGCCTCGACCCGGTGCGCACGGCCTTCCTCAACCAGTTGATCGTCGACCTCAACGCCCAGATCGACGCCACCTTCCTCATCGTCACCCACGACATCAACACCGCACGGACCGTGCCTGACAACATCGGGCTGCTCTACCACCGCCACCTCGCGATGTTCGGCCCGCGCGAGGAGCTGCTCAGCTCCGAGGAGCCGGTCGTGCGCCAGTTCCTCAACGCCCAGCGGGTCGGCCCGATCGGCATGTCGGAGGAGAAGGACGCCGACGAGCTCGCCGCCGAGGCCGGTCAGGAGCTCCCGCCGCTGCCGCCGATCCCGCTCCAGCTCGACCCCTCCAACGGGATCCCCCGGCGCAGCCAGCGGCCCGCGGGGGAGTGGTGCCGCGAGCACGGCGTCACGCCGCCGCCCGGCTCGTTCGAGTCCAGCAACGCCGGCCTGGCACCGGGGGCCTGA
- a CDS encoding MCE family protein, which yields MSPVLDRRTSADLVKLLVFVLVTSLATGVLVVTIGNLGFGSSREYRAEFTDATGVTKGDDVRVAGVRVGTVGDVEIVDRSRALVTFDVDEGTQVNGGTFASIRYRNLVGQRYISLTQEVGDTARLPAGSTIPLSRTRPALDLTVLFNGFKPLFQALSPEDVNQLSFELIQVFQGEGGTLEGLLAHTASVTSTLADRDQVIGDLIDNLSLVLDHVADRDQQLTRLIQSFRTLVGGLKQDRNAILGSLEDVSALSVETASLVDGIRAPLVRDIKQLRAVAGNVDKNKAELDRALQVLPIKLNKIGRTAIYGSFFNFYLCEFQGRVNLPAGVSLPVNYQTGSDRCDLG from the coding sequence ATGAGTCCCGTCCTCGACCGCCGCACGTCCGCCGACCTGGTGAAGCTGCTCGTCTTCGTGCTCGTCACCTCGCTCGCCACCGGCGTGCTGGTGGTCACCATCGGCAACCTCGGCTTCGGCTCCTCGCGGGAGTACCGCGCCGAGTTCACGGACGCCACCGGCGTCACCAAGGGCGACGACGTACGCGTCGCCGGCGTGCGCGTCGGCACCGTGGGCGACGTCGAGATCGTCGACCGCTCCCGCGCGCTGGTCACCTTCGACGTCGACGAGGGCACCCAGGTCAACGGCGGCACGTTCGCCTCGATCCGCTACCGCAACCTCGTCGGCCAGCGCTACATCTCGCTGACCCAGGAGGTCGGCGACACCGCCCGGCTGCCCGCGGGCTCCACCATCCCGCTGTCGCGGACCCGGCCCGCCCTCGACCTCACCGTCCTCTTCAACGGCTTCAAGCCGCTCTTCCAGGCGCTGTCGCCCGAGGACGTCAACCAGCTCTCCTTCGAGCTCATCCAGGTCTTCCAGGGCGAGGGCGGCACCCTCGAGGGGCTGCTCGCGCACACCGCGTCGGTCACCTCGACGCTCGCCGACCGCGACCAGGTGATCGGCGACCTCATCGACAACCTGTCGCTCGTCCTCGACCACGTCGCCGACCGCGACCAGCAGCTGACCCGCCTGATCCAGTCGTTCCGGACCCTCGTGGGCGGGCTGAAGCAGGACCGCAACGCGATCCTCGGCTCGCTCGAGGACGTCTCCGCGCTCTCGGTCGAGACCGCGTCCCTCGTCGACGGGATCCGCGCGCCGCTGGTGCGCGACATCAAGCAGCTGCGGGCGGTCGCGGGCAACGTCGACAAGAACAAGGCCGAGCTCGACCGCGCCCTGCAGGTCCTCCCGATCAAGCTCAACAAGATCGGCCGCACCGCGATCTACGGCTCGTTCTTCAACTTCTACCTCTGCGAGTTCCAGGGCCGGGTCAACCTGCCCGCCGGCGTCTCGCTGCCGGTGAACTACCAGACCGGCTCCGACAGGTGTGATCTCGGATGA
- a CDS encoding GtrA family protein: MPPVPSVPHTRAGSRWRTILVQLVVFACVGAAFNVLYGLLYVVLREQLAAQPANALALVLSTIAGTFGHRYVTFGVRGTDRTVQHQVLGLVLLAFSLAVTAGALWVLDAAVAEPSRRQELAVLIAANLGTGLVRFFAFRVAMVGRRGSIDASGTTVSATRAR; the protein is encoded by the coding sequence ATGCCACCCGTCCCGTCAGTGCCGCACACGCGAGCGGGATCGCGCTGGCGGACGATCCTCGTGCAGCTCGTGGTCTTCGCCTGCGTGGGCGCTGCCTTCAACGTGCTCTACGGACTGCTCTACGTCGTCCTCCGGGAGCAGCTCGCCGCCCAGCCGGCGAACGCGCTCGCGCTCGTGCTGTCGACGATCGCCGGGACGTTCGGGCACCGCTACGTCACCTTCGGGGTCCGCGGCACGGACCGGACCGTGCAGCACCAGGTGCTCGGGCTCGTCCTCCTGGCCTTCAGCCTCGCCGTGACGGCTGGCGCCCTGTGGGTGCTCGACGCCGCCGTCGCCGAGCCGTCGCGCCGGCAGGAGCTGGCGGTCCTCATCGCGGCCAACCTGGGCACCGGCCTGGTGCGCTTCTTCGCATTTCGTGTCGCGATGGTGGGCCGGCGGGGCTCGATAGATGCAAGCGGCACGACCGTCTCTGCCACCCGCGCGCGCTAG
- a CDS encoding MlaE family ABC transporter permease, whose protein sequence is MATSLSSRAVAPVAVAGNLFAFALDVLRALFRRPFQLREFIQQAWFIASVTIVPTALVAIPFGAVIALQVGGLIKQFGAQSFTGSASVLAVVQQAAPIGTALLIAGAGGSAIAADLGARKIREELDAMMVLGIDPIQRLVVPRVLACMLVAFFLNGMVSVVGVTGGYVFNVILQDGTPGAYLASFTALAQLPDLWIGLLKALVFGVIAAIVASYKGMNASGGPKGVGDAVNESVVITFLLLFVANFVLSMIYLQVVPPKGG, encoded by the coding sequence GTGGCCACCTCCCTCTCCTCGCGCGCCGTCGCGCCCGTCGCCGTCGCGGGCAACCTGTTCGCGTTCGCCCTCGACGTCCTCCGCGCGCTGTTCCGGCGCCCGTTCCAGCTGCGCGAGTTCATCCAGCAGGCGTGGTTCATCGCGTCGGTCACGATCGTCCCGACCGCGCTGGTCGCGATCCCCTTCGGTGCCGTGATCGCGCTGCAGGTCGGCGGGCTGATCAAGCAGTTCGGCGCGCAGTCCTTCACCGGCTCCGCGTCGGTGCTCGCGGTGGTCCAGCAGGCGGCGCCGATCGGCACCGCCCTGCTCATCGCCGGCGCGGGCGGCTCGGCGATCGCCGCCGACCTCGGCGCCCGCAAGATCCGCGAGGAGCTCGACGCGATGATGGTGCTGGGCATCGACCCGATCCAGCGCCTCGTCGTCCCGCGCGTGCTGGCCTGCATGCTCGTCGCGTTCTTCCTCAACGGCATGGTCAGCGTCGTCGGCGTCACCGGCGGCTACGTCTTCAACGTGATCCTCCAGGACGGCACCCCGGGGGCCTACCTCGCCAGCTTCACCGCCCTCGCCCAGCTGCCGGACCTCTGGATCGGCCTGCTCAAGGCGCTCGTCTTCGGCGTGATCGCCGCGATCGTCGCGTCCTACAAGGGCATGAACGCCAGCGGCGGCCCGAAGGGCGTCGGCGACGCGGTCAACGAGTCGGTCGTCATCACGTTCCTGCTGCTCTTCGTGGCCAACTTCGTCCTCAGCATGATCTACCTCCAGGTCGTGCCCCCGAAGGGCGGATGA
- a CDS encoding CDP-alcohol phosphatidyltransferase family protein — translation MTATYVATDSPRRLRAAGWALHAYTASGTAIAFLALAAAVGGEEVEALWWLFLALIIDGTDGMLARRLRVKEVIPAFDGARLDDIVDYITYCFVPVFLLWHGGHLPDGRLGTVLAVLPLLASSYQFCRTDAKTDDHFFLGFPSYWNVLAFYVIVLDVSPAVTAVLLLTCAVLVFVPIKYVYPSRTAFARGLNLTLAGSWLVTYAVMLLQFPDPSVVVTFLSLLYVAYYAAVSVVLTLRR, via the coding sequence ATGACAGCGACGTACGTCGCCACGGACTCGCCGCGCCGCCTTCGCGCCGCGGGCTGGGCCCTGCACGCCTACACCGCCAGCGGCACCGCGATCGCGTTCCTCGCACTGGCGGCCGCTGTCGGCGGCGAGGAGGTCGAGGCGTTGTGGTGGCTCTTCCTCGCACTGATCATCGACGGGACCGACGGGATGCTGGCCCGCCGGCTCCGCGTCAAGGAGGTCATCCCGGCCTTCGACGGGGCGCGGCTCGACGACATCGTCGACTACATCACCTACTGCTTCGTGCCGGTCTTCCTGCTCTGGCACGGCGGCCACCTGCCGGACGGGCGGCTCGGCACCGTGCTCGCGGTGCTGCCGCTCCTGGCGTCCAGCTATCAGTTCTGCCGCACCGACGCCAAGACCGACGACCACTTCTTCCTGGGGTTCCCGAGCTACTGGAACGTCCTGGCCTTCTACGTGATCGTGCTGGACGTGTCGCCCGCAGTGACCGCGGTGCTGCTGCTGACCTGCGCGGTGCTGGTCTTCGTGCCCATCAAGTACGTCTACCCCTCCCGCACCGCCTTCGCCCGCGGCCTCAACCTCACCCTGGCCGGGTCGTGGCTCGTGACCTACGCGGTGATGCTGCTGCAGTTCCCCGACCCGAGCGTCGTCGTCACCTTCCTGTCCCTGCTCTACGTGGCCTACTACGCCGCAGTGAGCGTCGTGCTGACGCTGCGGCGCTGA
- a CDS encoding MlaE family ABC transporter permease yields MALKDLHTKPLDALDGLGGQLAFHLAVLRAVPRSIRRYPREILRILAEVTLGSGALAVIGGTVGVIIGMTFFTGAQVGLSGYAALDQLGTAAFSGFVSAYFNTREIAPLVAGIALAATVGCGFTAQLGAMRISEEVDALEVMAIPSMPFLVATRVVGGLVAIIPLYVVGLLSSYFASRLVVTQIYGQSPGTYDHYFNAFLPPGDVLWSFGKVLVFAVTVILIHCYHGYTASGGPAGVGVAVGRAVRTSIVAINVLDLFLSMAIWGAATTVRLAG; encoded by the coding sequence ATGGCGCTCAAGGACCTCCACACCAAGCCGCTCGACGCGCTCGACGGCCTCGGCGGGCAGCTCGCGTTCCACCTCGCGGTGCTCCGCGCCGTCCCGCGCTCGATCCGGCGCTACCCGCGCGAGATCCTGCGGATCCTCGCCGAGGTCACCCTCGGCTCGGGCGCGCTGGCGGTCATCGGCGGCACGGTCGGCGTGATCATCGGCATGACCTTCTTCACCGGAGCCCAGGTCGGACTCTCCGGGTACGCCGCGCTCGACCAGCTCGGCACCGCCGCCTTCTCCGGCTTCGTCTCGGCCTACTTCAACACCCGCGAGATCGCCCCGCTGGTCGCCGGCATCGCGCTCGCCGCGACCGTGGGCTGCGGCTTCACCGCCCAGCTCGGCGCGATGCGGATCTCCGAGGAGGTCGACGCGCTCGAGGTGATGGCGATCCCGTCGATGCCGTTCCTCGTCGCCACCCGTGTCGTCGGCGGCCTGGTCGCGATCATCCCGCTCTACGTCGTCGGCCTGCTCTCGTCCTACTTCGCGAGCCGGCTCGTGGTGACCCAGATCTACGGCCAGTCACCCGGCACCTACGACCACTACTTCAACGCGTTCCTGCCTCCGGGCGACGTGCTGTGGTCCTTCGGCAAGGTCCTGGTCTTCGCCGTCACCGTCATCCTCATCCACTGCTACCACGGCTACACCGCGTCCGGCGGCCCCGCCGGCGTGGGCGTCGCCGTGGGCCGCGCCGTGCGGACGAGCATCGTCGCGATCAACGTCCTCGACCTCTTCCTGTCCATGGCGATCTGGGGCGCGGCCACGACCGTGCGGCTGGCCGGGTGA
- a CDS encoding MCE family protein — protein MKPFRERNPVVVGAVSLVVLVLVVVAALRADDLPVIGGGETYHALFTEAGGLQVDDEVRIAGVRVGKVDDIALDGDRVRVTFKVQDDAAFGADTGAAIKVKTVLGSMFLALEPAGGGQLDEGATIPAERTSSPFDVVDAFEGLASTSEKIDTDQLAESLTTLADLTRNTPEEFRGALSGLSRLSSNVAAKDAQLNTLLQNLQRVSTVLDERDQDIIALMKDSDVLFRALVARRDAVHELLVSSTRLSKELTKLVRQSRADLAPALAHLENVVAVLNKNEDNIDSSLRLMAPFYRVFANTLGTGPWFDTWISNFPPVPQVG, from the coding sequence ATGAAGCCCTTCCGGGAGCGCAATCCCGTCGTCGTCGGCGCGGTCAGCCTCGTCGTGCTGGTCCTGGTCGTCGTGGCCGCGCTGCGCGCCGACGACCTGCCGGTCATCGGCGGCGGCGAGACCTACCACGCGCTCTTCACCGAGGCCGGCGGCCTGCAGGTCGACGACGAGGTCCGCATCGCCGGCGTACGCGTCGGCAAGGTCGACGACATCGCCCTCGACGGCGACCGGGTCCGGGTGACCTTCAAGGTCCAGGACGACGCAGCCTTCGGCGCCGACACCGGCGCCGCGATCAAGGTGAAGACCGTCCTCGGGTCGATGTTCCTCGCCCTCGAGCCGGCCGGCGGCGGCCAGCTCGACGAGGGCGCGACCATCCCCGCCGAGCGGACGTCGTCGCCGTTCGACGTGGTCGACGCGTTCGAGGGCCTCGCCTCCACCTCGGAGAAGATCGACACCGACCAGCTCGCCGAGTCGCTGACCACGCTGGCCGACCTGACCCGCAACACCCCCGAGGAGTTCCGCGGCGCGCTCAGCGGTCTGAGCCGGCTCTCGTCCAACGTCGCCGCCAAGGACGCCCAGCTCAACACGCTCCTGCAGAACCTGCAGCGCGTCTCGACGGTGCTCGACGAGCGCGACCAGGACATCATCGCGCTGATGAAGGACAGCGACGTGCTGTTCCGGGCGCTCGTCGCCCGCCGCGACGCGGTCCACGAGCTGCTGGTGTCGAGCACCCGGCTGTCCAAGGAGCTGACCAAGCTGGTGCGCCAGTCGCGCGCCGACCTCGCGCCCGCGCTGGCCCACCTGGAGAACGTCGTCGCCGTGCTCAACAAGAACGAGGACAACATCGACAGCAGCCTCCGGCTGATGGCGCCGTTCTACCGCGTCTTCGCCAACACCCTCGGCACCGGTCCGTGGTTCGACACCTGGATCTCCAACTTCCCGCCCGTCCCGCAGGTGGGCTGA
- a CDS encoding MCE family protein: MRRKSLGVVFLVVMLAGVWATYGVFTQKFSDYDEVVVHASRIGLQLPKRADVKIRGVIVGEVLDFVPTADGADITLGLYPDRTAEVPRDVTASILPKTLFGEKYVSLIPPEGGSSARPIRAGDEIQRTALSTEVEKVLSDLYPLLRAVQPADLNMTLNAVATALEGRGDQLGESLETLDGYLTRLNPEIPALVDDLRLTAKVSDTYADVLPEVATILRNTITTTGTLEGREEKLKALFNDVSRFAAVAEDFTGTNGDNLVRLGELASSQLEVLARYAPGYPCLLGGIVGAGKLQAEAFRGFTLHIVLETIPNQPRAYGPQDAPVYGDKRGYYCGRLPNPPWSQSNPVTHQPDFVDGIDEPTGKGTSRVGPGWSGTAAGFAGGRDESAVLKALLAPGLGVSADDVPDLGVLLVGPMARGAEVSLR; the protein is encoded by the coding sequence ATGAGGCGCAAGTCCCTGGGCGTGGTGTTCCTGGTCGTGATGCTCGCCGGCGTCTGGGCCACCTACGGCGTGTTCACCCAGAAGTTCAGCGACTACGACGAGGTCGTGGTCCACGCCTCGCGCATCGGCCTGCAGCTGCCGAAGCGCGCGGACGTGAAGATCAGGGGGGTGATCGTGGGCGAGGTGCTCGACTTCGTCCCGACCGCCGACGGCGCCGACATCACGCTCGGCCTCTACCCCGACCGCACCGCCGAGGTCCCGCGCGACGTCACGGCGTCGATCCTGCCCAAGACGCTGTTCGGCGAGAAGTACGTCTCCCTCATCCCGCCCGAGGGCGGCTCGTCCGCCCGGCCGATCCGGGCCGGCGACGAGATCCAGCGCACCGCGCTCTCCACCGAGGTCGAGAAGGTGCTGAGCGACCTCTACCCGCTGCTGCGGGCGGTGCAGCCGGCCGACCTCAACATGACGCTGAACGCCGTCGCGACCGCCCTCGAGGGCCGCGGCGACCAGCTCGGCGAGAGCCTCGAGACCCTCGACGGCTACCTCACCAGGCTCAACCCCGAGATCCCCGCGCTCGTCGACGACCTGCGGCTGACCGCGAAGGTCTCCGACACCTACGCCGACGTGCTGCCCGAGGTCGCGACCATCCTGCGCAACACGATCACGACGACCGGGACCCTGGAGGGCCGCGAGGAGAAGCTCAAGGCGCTCTTCAACGACGTGTCCCGGTTCGCCGCGGTGGCCGAGGACTTCACCGGCACCAACGGCGACAACCTGGTCCGGCTCGGCGAGCTCGCCTCCTCCCAGCTCGAGGTGCTCGCCCGCTACGCGCCGGGCTACCCCTGCCTGCTCGGCGGCATCGTCGGCGCCGGCAAGCTCCAGGCCGAGGCCTTCCGCGGCTTCACCCTCCACATCGTGCTGGAGACCATCCCCAACCAGCCCCGTGCGTACGGCCCGCAGGACGCACCCGTCTACGGCGACAAGCGCGGCTACTACTGCGGCCGGCTGCCGAACCCACCGTGGTCGCAGAGCAACCCGGTCACCCACCAGCCCGACTTCGTCGACGGCATCGACGAGCCCACCGGCAAGGGCACCAGCCGGGTCGGCCCGGGCTGGTCCGGGACCGCCGCCGGCTTCGCGGGCGGCCGCGACGAGTCCGCCGTGCTCAAGGCGCTGCTCGCGCCCGGCCTCGGCGTCAGCGCGGACGACGTCCCCGACCTCGGGGTGCTGCTCGTCGGCCCGATGGCCCGCGGCGCGGAGGTGAGCCTGCGATGA